The genomic DNA AAATTCAATAACTGAAATTATGGAAGTGGATTTTTTGCAAGTCGATAGTCATACACCCATTCATCAGGTAGCAAAATTAGCGATGATGAGAGAGCCTGGGCAACTGTATGATTTCATCACAGTGACGGAAAACGGCGAGTATTTTGGGATTGTGACAGTGAAAGAATTATTGGAGAAGACAATGGAAATTGAAGTGAATTTTGCGAGACATATGAATCCGCTGACAGAATTACCTGGAAATAATTTGATAGAGCAACAGTTGCAACTTTGTTTGGAAACAGACGAGGGGTATGGTGCTCTTTACTTAGACTTAGATAATTTCAAGCCTTATAATGATGTGTATGGTTTTGAAAAAGGTGATCAAGTGCTTATACATCTTGCGGACCTGTTGAAAGGGATTGTATCTCGGGATGATTTTATTGGGCATATTGGTGGAGATGATTTTATCGTCATTGCATCGCCAGAACAAAGTGTTTTGTATGGCCAGCAAATCATTGAACAGTTTGATGCCTCTATTGAACAGTTTTATTCGAAGCAGGACGTGGAGAATGGTTGGATTGCTTCAAAGAATAGACATGGCAAAGAGGAGTTGTTTCCGATACTAACGATCTCGATTGCAGGAATCATGGATCATCATTTCCAGTCTACGTCTGAATTAGCAAAGCAAGTGAGTGAAGTAAAGAAACAGTGTAAGCAGTTGGTTGGCAGCAATTATTTATTCCTAGAAAGTTGATTTGTTTCAAAGTAGGAAAAAGCGGAGTGCTATGTGCATTCGGCTTTTTCGATGCTTATTGTTGCCTTGTTTGTACAAGAATGGTAGAATGCAATCCCAACATCTCTTTTCCATATGTAAATTCACAAAATGGAGGACTTGTCTTATGCAGCAACATCCTGATTTTGCGTTTGAATTAGAGCGCCTTACCTACACGAAACACTACATGCAGCAACTGTTAGAAGAATCGCAACGTGACGTAAAATCCTCTCAAGACGAAATTCGCAAATCAATGGCAGACTTGGAATACCTAGACTCTAGTTTAAGTTATATTAATATTTTAACGAATGCGCGTTTTTTTGAAATGGCTCGTACACAAAAAGAAGGGCTCGAAGCGATTCAATTGAAGCCGTATTTTGCGCGCATTCATTTTCGCAAAGAAGATGAGCCGGATGAATTACTTTATATCGGCAAGACTTCGTTATTTCATCGAGAAACGCAAGAACCGATCATTGTCGACTGGCGTTCGCCTGTTGCGAATGTTTATTATGATGGCAGGCTTGGCGATTTGACGTATCAAGTGCGTGATGAAGAGTTTGAGGGGCATCTCTACTCGAAAAGGCAGTACCGTATCGAAGAAGGGGAGCTCCTGGCGATTCGTGATATCGATTTAACGACGAATGATGAGCTTCTGCAGGAAGCACTCGCTGGCAAAGCGGATACGCGTTTGACTGAAATTGTATCGACGATTCAAGCCGAGCAAAACGCGATTATCCGCGCAAACTTGAAGCAACCCATTATCGTCCAAGGGGCGGCAGGAAGCGGTAAAACAACGATTGCATTGCATCGGATATCGTATTTTTTATATACGATGGGCGAGCATTTTCCATCTGAGAAATTGATGATTTTGGCACCGAGTAAATTATTTATGGATTATATTGGAGATGTACTGCCGGAACTTGGTGTCGGTCGAATTTGTCAGACGACTTACACGGAATATGTTCTGAATGCGACCGGATTGAAGCTGAAATTAACGGATTCAGATGCCAAATTGGAGCAGTTAACAGCAACTGAAAAGCTTGATTCTGAAGCATTGTTTGTGACACGCGTGAAAGGGACGCTCACATATAGAGAAATGATGCAGCGTTATGTGCACAAGTTAGAACAGGAGATGGCCGAGCAATTTGAAGATGTCTATATTGAAAAGTATCGGATTATTAAGGCTTCTCGCTTGAAAAAGCTGTTTCTTAAAGAGTTTGCTTATATGCCTGTTGAGAAACGATTAGAGCGCATCAAAATTATTTTACAAAGTGATGTCAATCGAAAACGTAAGCAATTGTTAGCGATGCTGTCGACGAAATACGAGGATGCTCTAGATCGAGCGCTTTACGGTATCCGCGATGATGCAAGGCGCAAGGCGAGGTTAACGCTTATTTTAGATGAACGCGATGAAAGACTGCCTGCCATAGAAAAAGAAGGCAAGAAGACCGCTACCGTTTATATGCGCAGATTTAAAAAATTCAACATTAAAAAGCTTTATCGAGAATGGCTGACTGATGAACAGCTACAAGCTAACCTTGCCGCTAACTGGTCAGACAAGGAAAGAACAACATTTTTTACGGCGCATCAGAAGGAGAGATGGGAGCTGGAAGATTTAGCAGCTCTGTATTATTTACATGCCAAGCTGAAGGGCGTCGCAGATGCGTGGAAAATGCGGGTTGTGTTTATTGATGAAGTGCAGGATTACAGCGAATTTCAGCTTGCTGCCTTACAGGATGGACTGGAGACAGATATGTTTACAATGGTTGGCGATTTGGCACAAGGAATTCACAGTTACAGGGCGTTAACATCATGGGATCCGGTCAAAACATTATTTCCGAGGGCCACGTATACGACATTGCAAAAGAGCTATCGGACAACGATTGAAATTATGAACTTGGCGAATCAAGTACTGGAACAGATGGACGAAAATCTACCACTTGTGGAACCGGTTGTCCGTCATGGAAGGGAACCGGAATTCTATGATATGCCAACATTTGAAGGCGATAAAATCGCGCAGTTGTATCGAGAAATTATTGGGCGAGGGCATCGGTCGGTTGCGCTTATTTGTAAAACACGAACAGAGGCGGAAAATATTCATATGAGGTTGCTCAAATTTGACCTACCTGTCCAATTAATCGGGAATCAATCAGATCTTAGTGGAGAGAGTTTACTCATTGTTCCAAGTCACCTAGCGAAGGGGCTGGAGTTCGATGCAGTACTTGTCGTTGCATTCGATGAACCATTTCGGGATCATCCAATTGATCGGAAATTGCTGTATGTAGCAATGACAAGGCCAATGCATGAATTGCATATGGTCGGTGTGTTAGGGAATCATATCATTTCTAGAAGAAACCAGGACGCATGAATTTCATCAAGCGTCCTGGCCTTTTTGTGCATCTATAAAGTTAAGAAAATAGCTATAGCTACTTAACCAAGAGTGCCTTCATCAAAGGTCGGAATGTGTCTATCGCCAGTAATATGATGTTGCTGAACTTGTAATACTTTTAAATAAAGATCCATAACAATTTTTTCTCTTAACGTGCTAAACGTTCCTTCTGGTTCAGTCAATATTGGTGAAAAATCAAGTTCAAAGAAGTTCGCACCCAGTAACTCACCGTATGGTTGCTCGTTATACTTGACAAGGTTTTGGAAGAAATACTTATCTAAACGAGGAACTTGATCGTTGCATTCATTTAAGAAATGGGCTTTGCTACTATCGGAAATCCCAATAATTGGTCTAGTTAGAAAGTCTCCTTGTGTAAGTTCCGCAAATCCGGAAAATGGGACATCAGCAATTCGATCCCGCAGTGCTCCATTACAAGCGCTTGAAGAATATTCAATGTCTTTACGAATAAACCCTGACACGAATAATTTCGCTCTTGTTACTTCAAAAAAGTCAGTAGTGCCAATTCGGAGAAATCGAACCGGTACAAGTTTAACTTGATTAAGAAATACATTTTTAGTTACTCGTTTGATCTCCGTTGCAGCTGGAGTTAGTGTAATGTCTGATTCTACTACAATTTGAAGCTTTCTTTCTGCTACTACAACCGGTACTTTAATAACTGGGCTGGAGGCAGTTATTGTGGATGGAACAAGTTCATCATTTAAAGGGATTTGTTGCACCGCCGCTACTTCACAAGCAGGTTCAATGGGGTTTGGTTGACAATTATCGCTCATAAAAAATCATCTCCTTGGTTTGTTTTGTAAGCTTACACTCCTACATTATGTCGGATTCGCTTTTTGGCACGGGCAAAACAACCGTTTTACTGGAATTTGTCCAAGTTATGAAGGAAATGGTCATTTTTTAACCTTTACTCCTTGTTCTTGTAATAATTGGATGATTAACTCCAAAGTGATATTCTCATGCAATCGCCTCGTATTTAATTTCGTCTGGGGGGCCTTGTTAGTATCAAGTAATGGGGTATATTTAATCTGTTGTTCAATAACCCCTTCCAGTGACAATATGCCAGTCGCTGCCGCACATGTCCCATCCTGTAATGGTGTTGCGAATTGTGTAGGTGTAAAATGACAATTTGTCAGGATAATATTCTTAGAGATTTCTTTAATTCGTATGTCCTCTTCTTCAAATACAACCTCTTCCTCTATACACATTTCAATCGTGTATTCTCCTACTACAACTGGAACCCTAATTTTTATAAAATCATCGGTATGCTTCGAGTGACTTGTTTGGGATGAGGGATGTATTGGCGTCACGGTAGATTTAGAATAGAGTTGTTTTTTGGGGGGATGTGAAGAGTGACTGTTTGTTAAATAGAGGATTTCATGAATGGAAGAATGGACTAAATGACAAGAGGGCTGTGCCGGGTAATAGGTGGATGTACTTATGAATGTAGTATCTACTTGAACGCTTTGTGTATCGGGTGAGTCTAGAAATGCAAAGGTGTTTTGACTGACCTCACCAAATAGAGGCGCATGGAGAAAATCGTTAAGTGTGACAACAGTAGAAAATGGGCTTTGGATTGTCTTGCAGTAAATTTGACTAGACTGAGGGGAGACATTCCGATTTTCGGTATCAATAGCGTTGGATTCTGAAGTATGTATAGGCTCAGATTCGGTTTGCGAATCAATCACAGGGGCTGTCTCAGCATCCTTGCTAGTTTGAACTTTTTTCAAAGTATGAATCAATTGATGGATTGCGGTTTGTCGATTTTCATTCAGAGTGTCGGGTAGTTCATTTGCGTTATCTACTTTAATCTGTCTAGGGGATGTGTCAGGAATTGAGCTAGGTATAGGCTTAGATTCGGTTTGCGAATCAATCACAGGTGCTGTCTCAGCATCCTTGCTAGTTTGAACTTTTTTCAAAGTATGAATCAATTGATGGATTGCGGTTTGTCGATTTTCATTCAGAGTGTCGGGTAGTTCATTTGCGCTATCTACTTTAATCTGACTAGGTGCTGTCTCAGCAACCTTGCTAATGTGAACTTTTTTCAAAGCATGAATTAATTGATGGATTGCGGTTTGTCGATTTTCATTCAGAGTGTCGGGTAGTTCATTTGCGCTATCTACTTTAATATGTCTAGGTGCTGTCTCAGCAACCTTGCTAATGTGAACTTTTTTCAAAGCATGAATCAATTGATTGATTGCGATTTGTCGGTCTTCATTTTGAGTGTCGGGTAGTTCATTTACGTTATCTACTTTAATCTCACTAGAGGGGGTGTTAGGAATTGAGCTAGGTATAGGCTCAGATTCGATTTCTGTACCGATTTCATCGTTTATTTGAGTGGCCAGGCTTGTTTGAACGTGCTTTAATGTATCAATCAATTGAGAAATACCGATTTTTTTGGCTTCGTTATGAATGGTGTCCAACTCAATAAGATCATGCGCATGATTTACTTCAATCTGGCTAGGGACTGGACCGGGTTCGGAACTATCATCCGTTCTTTTTTGAAGGGCCGAAATAGGACTCTCATCTGTTTCAATACTCACTTCGTTATTATATTCATCATGAGGGGAGTTATAGGATTCTTGGGTAGCCGTAGAAATAGATCGGGTTTGTTGTATGATTGTTATTCGCTGAATTTCCTCATAATTAATCCACGGAGCTTTCATTAGACTCCACTCCTAATTAAACTAATGTCCCTATCAATTTATGCTTTATGGTTGCTTATGGTCATTAAGAAAAATATGCCCACAACAAATAGACTAGATACATTTGTTGTGGGCATATTTTTTTCAACCTGTATGAATTTGGTCGTATGGAAAGCGATAGGCTTCTTTTTTTCTTTTTGTGAGTAGGAAAAATAGCGTTAATGGGCCAATGCGTCCCATAAACATGACGGCACACAACAGCACTTTGCCAATCGTACTCAATTCTCCAGTGAT from Sporosarcina sp. FSL K6-1522 includes the following:
- the helD gene encoding RNA polymerase recycling motor HelD, with protein sequence MQQHPDFAFELERLTYTKHYMQQLLEESQRDVKSSQDEIRKSMADLEYLDSSLSYINILTNARFFEMARTQKEGLEAIQLKPYFARIHFRKEDEPDELLYIGKTSLFHRETQEPIIVDWRSPVANVYYDGRLGDLTYQVRDEEFEGHLYSKRQYRIEEGELLAIRDIDLTTNDELLQEALAGKADTRLTEIVSTIQAEQNAIIRANLKQPIIVQGAAGSGKTTIALHRISYFLYTMGEHFPSEKLMILAPSKLFMDYIGDVLPELGVGRICQTTYTEYVLNATGLKLKLTDSDAKLEQLTATEKLDSEALFVTRVKGTLTYREMMQRYVHKLEQEMAEQFEDVYIEKYRIIKASRLKKLFLKEFAYMPVEKRLERIKIILQSDVNRKRKQLLAMLSTKYEDALDRALYGIRDDARRKARLTLILDERDERLPAIEKEGKKTATVYMRRFKKFNIKKLYREWLTDEQLQANLAANWSDKERTTFFTAHQKERWELEDLAALYYLHAKLKGVADAWKMRVVFIDEVQDYSEFQLAALQDGLETDMFTMVGDLAQGIHSYRALTSWDPVKTLFPRATYTTLQKSYRTTIEIMNLANQVLEQMDENLPLVEPVVRHGREPEFYDMPTFEGDKIAQLYREIIGRGHRSVALICKTRTEAENIHMRLLKFDLPVQLIGNQSDLSGESLLIVPSHLAKGLEFDAVLVVAFDEPFRDHPIDRKLLYVAMTRPMHELHMVGVLGNHIISRRNQDA
- a CDS encoding CsxC family protein — encoded protein: MSDNCQPNPIEPACEVAAVQQIPLNDELVPSTITASSPVIKVPVVVAERKLQIVVESDITLTPAATEIKRVTKNVFLNQVKLVPVRFLRIGTTDFFEVTRAKLFVSGFIRKDIEYSSSACNGALRDRIADVPFSGFAELTQGDFLTRPIIGISDSSKAHFLNECNDQVPRLDKYFFQNLVKYNEQPYGELLGANFFELDFSPILTEPEGTFSTLREKIVMDLYLKVLQVQQHHITGDRHIPTFDEGTLG
- a CDS encoding BC_2427 family protein codes for the protein MKAPWINYEEIQRITIIQQTRSISTATQESYNSPHDEYNNEVSIETDESPISALQKRTDDSSEPGPVPSQIEVNHAHDLIELDTIHNEAKKIGISQLIDTLKHVQTSLATQINDEIGTEIESEPIPSSIPNTPSSEIKVDNVNELPDTQNEDRQIAINQLIHALKKVHISKVAETAPRHIKVDSANELPDTLNENRQTAIHQLIHALKKVHISKVAETAPSQIKVDSANELPDTLNENRQTAIHQLIHTLKKVQTSKDAETAPVIDSQTESKPIPSSIPDTSPRQIKVDNANELPDTLNENRQTAIHQLIHTLKKVQTSKDAETAPVIDSQTESEPIHTSESNAIDTENRNVSPQSSQIYCKTIQSPFSTVVTLNDFLHAPLFGEVSQNTFAFLDSPDTQSVQVDTTFISTSTYYPAQPSCHLVHSSIHEILYLTNSHSSHPPKKQLYSKSTVTPIHPSSQTSHSKHTDDFIKIRVPVVVGEYTIEMCIEEEVVFEEEDIRIKEISKNIILTNCHFTPTQFATPLQDGTCAAATGILSLEGVIEQQIKYTPLLDTNKAPQTKLNTRRLHENITLELIIQLLQEQGVKVKK